The Oreochromis niloticus isolate F11D_XX linkage group LG15, O_niloticus_UMD_NMBU, whole genome shotgun sequence genome includes a region encoding these proteins:
- the brf1b gene encoding transcription factor IIIB 90 kDa subunit isoform X1 translates to MSSRVCRTCGGSDIDVDQARGSAVCTSCGSVLEDNIIVSEVQFVEGSGGVSSAVGQFVSADGPIKAPLLGSGFHTSVGKESRAQTLQNGKRQIQQLGSQLQLNQHCLDTAFNFFKLVVSKHLTRGRKTEHVIAACLYLVCRTEGTPHMLLDLSDLLQVNVYILGKTFLLLARELCINAPAIDPCLYIPRFAHMLEFGAKTHEVSMTALRLVQRMKRDWMHTGRRPSGLCGAALLVAARMHKFRRSVKDVIGVVKVCQTTLRKRLTEFEDTPTSQLTIDEFMRVDLEQECDPPSFTAAQHKAKMQQLEQELAKKLDEVEGEISCYKDEIETELEKSRPKLRGIYAAYTKEVDPEDNGEVLSMPSEPEEVESEDVELQAATHHLTEDFLCQVIQEEEGRGMKGDRKAEPEKESMGPHRQAASLSSILGKLPSAASLSLQQTFQTSDTSESGEKDLGDHPQSEELDLEGIDDQEIDKYILNEKEVQVKTELWMKQNAEYLKEQKEKQERINKEKEEGTYKEKKKKKSKKRDQIEALTAGEAIERMLEKKKISSKINYDVLRDLNRGTGSPTRSPDHTPDTTAARKRLNRRRRRKTSDSNQDLAANTSIMGKRFRHLISSTPKKKKTAHQVESTVSVVTETETPAETESNPPPDSTAETSPTLLTAPSPVEEEEEEEEEAEEECVSALQLVGDYGCDADEEEIF, encoded by the exons ATGAGCTCTCGGGTGTGCAGGACCTGCGGGGGGTCTGACATTGACGTGGACCAGGCTCGTGGCAGCGCCGTGTGCACCAGCTGCGGTTCAGTtctggaggacaacatcatcgTGTCCGAGGTCCAGTTTGTGGAGGGAAGCGGAGGCGTGTCGTCCGCCGTGGGACAGTTTGTGTCTGCTGATG GTCCCATTAAAGCACCACTCCTTGGTTCTGGTTTCCACACCAGCGTCGGCAAAGAGTCGCGAGCCCAGACACTTCAGAACG gtaagCGTCAGATCCAGCAGCTGGGCAGTCAGCTGCAGCTCAACCAACACTGCCTCGACACCGCCTTCAACTTCTTCAAGCTGGTCGTCAGCAAACACCTGACCCGGGGCCGCAAGACAGAGCACGTCATCGCTGCCTGCCTCTACCTTGTGTGCCGCACTGAGGGCACGCCAC ACATGCTGCTGGACCTCAGCGATCTGCTGCAG GTGAATGTCTACATCTTAGGAAAGACCTTCCTGCTGCTGGCTCGTGAGCTCTGCATCAATGCTCCCGCCATTG aCCCCTGCCTGTACATTCCTCGCTTTGCGCACATGTTGGAGTTCGGGGCGAAGACTCATGAGGTTTCCATGACGGCTCTTCGTCTTGTACAGAGGATGAAGAGGGACTGGATGCACACAGGACGCCGACcctctggactctgtggagcaG cacTCCTGGTAGCAGCTCGGATGCATAAGTTTCGGCGTTCAGTGAAGGACGTGATTGGCGTGGTGAAGGTCTGCCAGACCACGCTGAGGAAGAG GTTAACTGAGTTTGAGGACACGCCCACCAGCCAGCTGACCATCGATGAGTTCATGAGAGTAGATCTGGAGCAAGAGTGCGACCCCCCCTCCTTCACTGCTGCACAGCACAAAGCCAAAATGCAGCAG TTAGAGCAGGAGCTGGCTAAGAAACTGGATGAGGTCGAAG GAGAGATCAGCTGCTACAAAGACGAGATCGAAACCGAGCTGGAGAAGAGTCGCCCCAAACTCAGAGGAATCTACGCCGCTTACACCAAAGAAGTTG ACCCCGAGGACAACGGCGAGGTTTTGTCAATGCCATCCGAGCCTGAGGAGGTCGAAAGTGAAGACGTGGAATTACAAGCGGCCACCCATCACCTGACCGAGGACTTCCTGTGTCAGGTGATCCAGGAGGAAGAGGGACGTGGCATGAAGGGAGATCGGAAGGCAGAGCCAGAGAAGGAGTCGATGGGACCACACCGTCAGGCTGCCTCTCTGAGCTCCATTCTGGGAAAACTGCCGAGCGCTGCCAGCCTGAGCCTCCAGCAGACTTTCCAGACCTCGGACACATCAGAGAGTGGCGAGAAAGATCTCG GTGACCACCCGCAGAGCGAGGAGCTGGACCTGGAAGGTATTGATGATCAAGAGATCGATAAG TACATCCTAAATGAGAAAGAGGTTCAGGTGAAGACGGAGCTGTGGATGAAGCAGAACGCCGAATACCTGAAGGAGCAAAAAG aGAAACAGGAGCGGATAaacaaagagaaggaggagggcaCCTACAAGGAGAAG aagaagaagaagtctaAGAAGCGGGACCAGATCGAGGCATTGACAGCGGGCGAGGCGATTGAGAGAATGttagagaagaagaagatctcCAGTAAGATCAATTACGATGTCCTTAGAGACCTTAACCGAGGAACAGGAAGTCCGACCAGGTCCCCTGACCACACCCCCGATACCACCGCAGCACGAAAACGACTCAACCGCCGCCGGCGCAGGAAGACCAGTGACAGTAACCAAGACCTTGCAGCCAACACCAGCATCATGGGCAAGAG GTTCCGCCACCTCATTTCCTCcacaccaaagaagaagaaaacagctcATCAG GTAGAGAGTACAGTCTCAGTGgttacagaaacagaaacaccaGCAGAGACTGAGTCCAACCCACCCCCTGACTCCACAGCAGAAACAAGCCCCACCCTCCTAACTGCTCCATCCCCcgtggaggaagaagaggaagaggaggaggaggcagaggaggagtGTGTTAGCGCTCTGCAGCTGGTGGGAG ATTACGGTTGTGATGCAGATGAGGAGGAGATCTTTTAA
- the LOC102078383 gene encoding BTB/POZ domain-containing protein 6-B, with translation MAAELFSTSLPQGEEVEVLEVKKSFIQVSDLQLTAEDICGDGGIAASQPNNHDRNPEETESWQASHPTLRERNALMFNNEQMADVHFIVGSPGETQTVPAHKYVLAVGSSVFGAMFYGDLAEGQSVIDIPDVEPAAFLILLKYMYSDEIELEADTVLATLYAAKKYIVPALARACVAFLETSLEAKNACVLLSQSRLFEEPELTQHCWEVIDAQAELALRSEGFCEIDLLTLEIILQRETLNTREIVVFQALLCWAAAECRRQGLTVNPRNQRTVLGKALYLVRFPSMTLQEFADGAAQSDVLTLKEAHDVFLWFTATNKPRLEFPTVKRAGLLPQRCHRFQSSAYRSNQWRYRGRCDSIQFAVDRRIFVAGLGLYGSSGGKAEYVVRIELKRQGTVLAQNLTKFLSDGSSNTFPVWFEHPVQVEQDTFYTVSAVLDGNELSYFGQEGMTEVQCGKVTFQFQCSSDSTNGTGVQGGQIPELIFYC, from the exons ATGGCAGCCGAGCTGTTTTCCACCAGTCTCCCTCAAGGCGAGGAGGTGGAGGTTctggaggtgaagaagagctTCATTCAGGTGAGCGACCTGCAGCTGACTGCCGAAGACATCTGTGGAGACGGCGGCATTGCCGCGTCACAGCCAAATAACCATGACAGGAACCCAGAGGAAACAGAAAGCTGGCAAGCTTCCCACCCCACCCTCAGagaaag GAACGCTCTGATGTTCAACAATGAGCAGATGGCTGATGTCCACTTCATTGTCGGTTCTCCAGGAGAGACTCAGACAGTGCCTGCTCATAAG TATGTCCTGGCGGTGGGCAGCTCGGTGTTTGGAGCCATGTTTTATGGAGATCTGGCAGAGGGACAGTCTGTGATCGACATCCCTGATGTTGAGCCGGCTGCTTTCCTCATCCTCTTAAA GTACATGTACAGTGATGAGATTGAGTTGGAGGCTGATACCGTGCTCGCCACGCTATATGCTGCTAAGAAGTATATTGTCCCTGCTCTGGCTCGGGCCTGTGTAGCCTTCTTGGAGACGAGCCTTGAGGCAAAGAATGCCTGCGTGCTGCTGTCTCAGAGCCGGCTGTTTGAGGAGCCGGAGCTGACGCAGCACTGCTGGGAGGTGATCGACGCTCAGGCCGAACTCGCTCTGCGCTCTGAAGGTTTCTGTGAGATCGACTTGCTCACGCTGGAGATAATCCTGCAGAGAGAAACGCTCAACACCCGCGAGATCGTGGTGTTTCAAGCACTGCTGTGCTGGGCGGCGGCAGAGTGTCGGCGGCAGGGCTTGACGGTGAACCCAAGGAATCAACGCACGGTGCTTGGTAAGGCCCTGTACCTGGTCCGATTCCCTTCCATGACACTGCAGGAGTTTGCAGATGGGGCAGCGCAATCGGATGTGCTGACACTCAAAGAGGCCCACGACGTCTTTCTGTGGTTCACTGCTACCAACAAACCCAGGCTGGAATTCCCCACTGTGAAGCGGGCGGGGCTACTGCCACAGAGGTGCCACCGCTTCCAGTCCTCGGCCTACCGCAGCAACCAGTGGCGCTACAGGGGGCGCTGTGACAGCATCCAGTTTGCTGTGGATCGCAGGATTTTTGTAGCTGGACTTGGTCTGTATGGGTCCAGTGGTGGGAAGGCCGAGTACGTTGTGAGGATTGAATTGAAGAGGCAGGGAACCGTTCTAGCCCAGAATCTCACCAAGTTTCTGTCAGATGGGTCAAGCAACACCTTCCCGGTGTGGTTCGAGCATCCGGTGCAGGTAGAGCAGGACACCTTCTACACGGTCAGTGCCGTCCTGGACGGAAACGAGCTGAGTTACTTTGGCCAGGAGGGGATGACTGAAGTGCAGTGTGGGAAAGTGACCTTCCAGTTTCAGTGCTCATCAGACAGTACCAATGGCACCGGCGTGCAGGGGGGGCAGATCCCAGAGCTCATCTTCTACTGTTGA
- the slc5a6a gene encoding solute carrier family 5 member 6a, producing MGEVVQMHFTTVDYVIFALLLVASAGIGLFYAFSGGRQRTTQEFLMADRSMSCLPVSLSLLATFQSAVAILGAPSEVYTFGTEYWFLGCSYFLGLLIPAHVFIPVFYRLRLSSAYEYLELRFNKTVRICGTATFIFQMVIYMGVVLYAPALALNAVTGFDLWGAVLAMGLVCTLYTALGGLKAVMWTDVFQTVVMFAGQLAVIVVGTSQAGGIAEVWRKAINGSRISGLDLNPNPLERHTFWTLGVGGVFLMLALYGVNQAQVQRYLSSRTEKEAVMSCYVVFPCQQVVLCLGCLMGLVMFARYGEDSPLDKGYVTTNDQMVLYFVMDVFRDLPGLPGLFVACLFSGALSTISSAFNSLATVTMEDLIKPHFPNMTEGKATLLSKGLALGYGLVCLAMAYIASIMGSMLQAAFSIFGMVGGPLLGLFCLGMFFPWANPTGAVVGLVSGLVMAFWIGIGSFVMRMSVPTPAPALNATALPLFDNITTTVMTTTAKPGSTGVEALYSLSYMWYSAHNSATVVVVGLIVSLLTGPMKEKELTPGTVYPVLGTLLFFLPDRYREKLCCITPLAQKPTQIKTQPYQMAQKDRNGEAYSKEDTVTEEKEMESDRAQTEEEDSEDSRARPSCRLTAHTVQETAL from the exons ATGGGGGAGGTGGTGCAGATGCACTTCACCACGGTGGACTATGTCATTTTTGCCTTGCTGCTGGTGGCCTCAGCTGGCATTGGCCTCTTTTATGCCTTCTCTGGGGGGCGCCAACGCACAACACAg GAGTTCCTGATGGCTGACCGCTCGATGAGCTGCTTGCCTGTGTCCCTCTCCCTGCTGGCCACGTTTCAGTCAGCTGTGGCCATCCTGGGTGCTCCATCTGAGGTGTACACATTTGGGACAGAGTACTGGTTCCTGGGATGCTCCTATTTCCTGGGTCTTCTCATTCCAGCTCATGTATTCATACCAGTCTTCTACAGACTGCGACTGTCCAGTGCTTACGAG TATCTGGAACTGCGATTTAACAAGACTGTTCGCATATGTGGGACTGCGACCTTCATCTTTCAGATG GTCATTTATATGGGGGTAGTCTTATATGCTCCAGCACTGGCTCTTAATGCAG TGACAGGATTTGACCTATGGGGGGCAGTGCTGGCTATGGGATTGGTGTGCACTCTGTATACTGCTTTG GGGGGGCTGAAAGCAGTGATGTGGACCGACGTGTTCCAGACGGTGGTCATGTTTGCAGGCCAACTGGCAGTCATCGTGGTGGGGACTAGTCAGGCAGGAGGAATAGCAGAAGTCTGGAGGAAAGCCATCAACGGTAGCCGTATTTCTGGACTAGA CCTGAACCCCAACCCTCTGGAGCGCCACACCTTCTGGACACTAGGTGTTGGGGGGGTCTTTCTGATGTTGGCTCTGTACGGTGTGAACCAAGCTCAGGTCCAGAGATACCTCAGTTCCCGCACAGAGAAAGAAGCTGTCAT GTCCTGCTACGTAGTCTTTCCATGCCAGCAGGTTGTCCTGTGTTTAGGATGTCTGATGGGTCTGGTCATGTTTGCTCGTTATGGAGAAGACAGCCCTCTGGATAAGGGCTACGTCACGACTAATGATCAG atGGTGCTGTACTTTGTGATGGATGTGTTCAGAGATCTACCTGGGCTTCCGGGGCTGTTTGTGGCCTGTCTCTTCAGTGGAGCGCTCAG CACAATTTCGTCAGCCTTCAATTCCTTAGCAACAGTAACTATGGAGGACCTGATTAAACCTCATTTTCCAAATATGACTGAAGGCAAGGCCACGCTGCTGTCCAAAGGACTCG CCCTGGGTTATGGTCTGGTGTGTCTGGCTATGGCCTACATTGCTTCTATAATGGGATCTATGCTGCAG GCAGCCTTCAGTATCTTTGGCATGGTGGGCGGACCCCTGTTGGGACTCTTCTGTTTGGGAATGTTCTTCCCCTGGGCAAACCCCACT GGCGCAGTGGTTGGGTTGGTATCGGGCCTTGTCATGGCTTTCTGGATCGGCATCGGGAGCTTTGTGATGCGCATGTCTGTTCCCACGCCAGCACCTGCACTCAACGCCACTGCTCTGCCATTGTTTGATAACATAACTACCACTGTCATGACCACCACAGCCAAGCCAGG GTCGACTGGTGTGGAGGCACTCTACTCATTGTCCTACATGTGGTATAGCGCTCACAACTCAgccactgtggtggtggtgggactGATAGTTAGCCTGCTAACAG GGCCTATGAAGGAGAAGGAGCTGACCCCGGGCACAGTGTACCCCGTCCTGGGCACGCTGCTCTTTTTTCTGCCCGACCGCTACAGAGAAAAGCTTTGCTGTATCACTCCTCTGGCTCAGAAG CCCACACAAATCAAGACACAGCCTTATCAAATGGCCCAAAAAGACCGCAACGGAGAAGCTTATTCCAAAGAAGACACCGTCACAGAGGAGAAGGAGATGGAGAGCGACAGAGCACAGACGGAGGAGGAAGACTCAGAGGATTCGAGGGCTCGGCCCTCGTGCCGGCTGACGGCTCACACAGTTCAGGAGACAGCCTTGTGa
- the brf1b gene encoding transcription factor IIIB 90 kDa subunit isoform X2, protein MSSRVCRTCGGSDIDVDQARGSAVCTSCGSVLEDNIIVSEVQFVEGSGGVSSAVGQFVSADGPIKAPLLGSGFHTSVGKESRAQTLQNGKRQIQQLGSQLQLNQHCLDTAFNFFKLVVSKHLTRGRKTEHVIAACLYLVCRTEGTPHMLLDLSDLLQVNVYILGKTFLLLARELCINAPAIDPCLYIPRFAHMLEFGAKTHEVSMTALRLVQRMKRDWMHTGRRPSGLCGAALLVAARMHKFRRSVKDVIGVVKVCQTTLRKRLTEFEDTPTSQLTIDEFMRVDLEQECDPPSFTAAQHKAKMQQLEQELAKKLDEVEGEISCYKDEIETELEKSRPKLRGIYAAYTKEVDPEDNGEVLSMPSEPEEVESEDVELQAATHHLTEDFLCQVIQEEEGRGMKGDRKAEPEKESMGPHRQAASLSSILGKLPSAASLSLQQTFQTSDTSESGEKDLGDHPQSEELDLEGIDDQEIDKYILNEKEVQVKTELWMKQNAEYLKEQKEKQERINKEKEEGTYKEKKKKSKKRDQIEALTAGEAIERMLEKKKISSKINYDVLRDLNRGTGSPTRSPDHTPDTTAARKRLNRRRRRKTSDSNQDLAANTSIMGKRFRHLISSTPKKKKTAHQVESTVSVVTETETPAETESNPPPDSTAETSPTLLTAPSPVEEEEEEEEEAEEECVSALQLVGDYGCDADEEEIF, encoded by the exons ATGAGCTCTCGGGTGTGCAGGACCTGCGGGGGGTCTGACATTGACGTGGACCAGGCTCGTGGCAGCGCCGTGTGCACCAGCTGCGGTTCAGTtctggaggacaacatcatcgTGTCCGAGGTCCAGTTTGTGGAGGGAAGCGGAGGCGTGTCGTCCGCCGTGGGACAGTTTGTGTCTGCTGATG GTCCCATTAAAGCACCACTCCTTGGTTCTGGTTTCCACACCAGCGTCGGCAAAGAGTCGCGAGCCCAGACACTTCAGAACG gtaagCGTCAGATCCAGCAGCTGGGCAGTCAGCTGCAGCTCAACCAACACTGCCTCGACACCGCCTTCAACTTCTTCAAGCTGGTCGTCAGCAAACACCTGACCCGGGGCCGCAAGACAGAGCACGTCATCGCTGCCTGCCTCTACCTTGTGTGCCGCACTGAGGGCACGCCAC ACATGCTGCTGGACCTCAGCGATCTGCTGCAG GTGAATGTCTACATCTTAGGAAAGACCTTCCTGCTGCTGGCTCGTGAGCTCTGCATCAATGCTCCCGCCATTG aCCCCTGCCTGTACATTCCTCGCTTTGCGCACATGTTGGAGTTCGGGGCGAAGACTCATGAGGTTTCCATGACGGCTCTTCGTCTTGTACAGAGGATGAAGAGGGACTGGATGCACACAGGACGCCGACcctctggactctgtggagcaG cacTCCTGGTAGCAGCTCGGATGCATAAGTTTCGGCGTTCAGTGAAGGACGTGATTGGCGTGGTGAAGGTCTGCCAGACCACGCTGAGGAAGAG GTTAACTGAGTTTGAGGACACGCCCACCAGCCAGCTGACCATCGATGAGTTCATGAGAGTAGATCTGGAGCAAGAGTGCGACCCCCCCTCCTTCACTGCTGCACAGCACAAAGCCAAAATGCAGCAG TTAGAGCAGGAGCTGGCTAAGAAACTGGATGAGGTCGAAG GAGAGATCAGCTGCTACAAAGACGAGATCGAAACCGAGCTGGAGAAGAGTCGCCCCAAACTCAGAGGAATCTACGCCGCTTACACCAAAGAAGTTG ACCCCGAGGACAACGGCGAGGTTTTGTCAATGCCATCCGAGCCTGAGGAGGTCGAAAGTGAAGACGTGGAATTACAAGCGGCCACCCATCACCTGACCGAGGACTTCCTGTGTCAGGTGATCCAGGAGGAAGAGGGACGTGGCATGAAGGGAGATCGGAAGGCAGAGCCAGAGAAGGAGTCGATGGGACCACACCGTCAGGCTGCCTCTCTGAGCTCCATTCTGGGAAAACTGCCGAGCGCTGCCAGCCTGAGCCTCCAGCAGACTTTCCAGACCTCGGACACATCAGAGAGTGGCGAGAAAGATCTCG GTGACCACCCGCAGAGCGAGGAGCTGGACCTGGAAGGTATTGATGATCAAGAGATCGATAAG TACATCCTAAATGAGAAAGAGGTTCAGGTGAAGACGGAGCTGTGGATGAAGCAGAACGCCGAATACCTGAAGGAGCAAAAAG aGAAACAGGAGCGGATAaacaaagagaaggaggagggcaCCTACAAGGAGAAG aagaagaagtctaAGAAGCGGGACCAGATCGAGGCATTGACAGCGGGCGAGGCGATTGAGAGAATGttagagaagaagaagatctcCAGTAAGATCAATTACGATGTCCTTAGAGACCTTAACCGAGGAACAGGAAGTCCGACCAGGTCCCCTGACCACACCCCCGATACCACCGCAGCACGAAAACGACTCAACCGCCGCCGGCGCAGGAAGACCAGTGACAGTAACCAAGACCTTGCAGCCAACACCAGCATCATGGGCAAGAG GTTCCGCCACCTCATTTCCTCcacaccaaagaagaagaaaacagctcATCAG GTAGAGAGTACAGTCTCAGTGgttacagaaacagaaacaccaGCAGAGACTGAGTCCAACCCACCCCCTGACTCCACAGCAGAAACAAGCCCCACCCTCCTAACTGCTCCATCCCCcgtggaggaagaagaggaagaggaggaggaggcagaggaggagtGTGTTAGCGCTCTGCAGCTGGTGGGAG ATTACGGTTGTGATGCAGATGAGGAGGAGATCTTTTAA